From Micromonospora rhizosphaerae, the proteins below share one genomic window:
- a CDS encoding rhomboid family intramembrane serine protease, with protein MTERSGQAGDGTGGSPPATPVCYRHPGRETYVRCTRCDRPICPECMREASVGHQCPECVNEGRRSVRPARTAFGGGAVGRRGLVTRTLIALNVLMMLLSVLSDRGGDSMVGGSGLGGLLGGGTPLTHWGAVLAQWPPQFPVEGVATGEWYRLVTAMFLHYGVVHLLLNMWALWVLGRDLEALLGPLRFLALYLVAGLGGNVAAYLFSDPNAASAGASTAIFGLFAAVFVLMRRLGRDTSAIVPILVINLIFTFTVPSISIPGHLGGLITGAAMGWVLAYAPRMRRSVFQTAGTAILLVALLGLVLVRTAMLTG; from the coding sequence ATGACAGAGCGCTCCGGGCAGGCAGGTGACGGCACCGGTGGGTCGCCGCCGGCCACTCCGGTCTGCTACCGCCACCCCGGCCGGGAGACGTACGTCCGCTGCACCCGGTGCGACCGGCCGATCTGCCCGGAGTGCATGCGGGAGGCCTCGGTCGGACACCAGTGCCCGGAGTGCGTGAACGAGGGACGCCGTAGCGTGCGGCCGGCGCGTACCGCCTTCGGTGGCGGTGCCGTCGGCCGCCGAGGCCTCGTCACCCGGACGCTGATCGCGCTGAACGTGTTGATGATGCTGCTCTCCGTGCTGAGCGACCGTGGCGGCGACTCGATGGTCGGCGGCTCCGGCCTGGGCGGGCTGCTCGGCGGCGGCACCCCGCTGACCCACTGGGGTGCCGTGCTCGCGCAGTGGCCGCCGCAGTTCCCGGTCGAGGGTGTCGCGACCGGCGAGTGGTACCGGCTGGTCACCGCCATGTTCCTGCACTACGGCGTGGTGCACCTGCTGCTGAACATGTGGGCGTTGTGGGTGCTCGGCCGGGATCTGGAGGCCCTGCTCGGGCCGCTGCGATTCCTCGCGCTCTACCTGGTCGCTGGGCTCGGCGGCAACGTCGCGGCCTATCTCTTCAGCGACCCGAACGCGGCGTCCGCCGGCGCGTCCACGGCGATCTTCGGGCTCTTCGCGGCCGTCTTCGTGCTGATGCGCCGGCTGGGTCGGGACACCTCGGCGATCGTGCCGATCCTGGTGATCAACCTGATCTTCACCTTCACCGTGCCGAGTATCTCCATCCCGGGGCACCTCGGCGGACTGATCACCGGTGCCGCGATGGGCTGGGTGTTGGCGTACGCCCCGCGGATGCGGCGGTCCGTGTTCCAGACCGCCGGGACCGCGATCCTCCTGGTGGCGCTCCTCGGCCTGGTCCTGGTCCGGACTGCGATGCTCACGGGCTGA
- a CDS encoding peptidylprolyl isomerase, whose amino-acid sequence MAETVYATLHTNAGPIRLELFPNHAPKTVRNFVDLAEGNREYIDPRTGQPGGGPYYDGTISHRVISGFMIQMGDPTGTGRGGPGYKFADEFHPELRFDRPYLLAMANAGPGTNGSQFFITVAPTPHLNNRHTIFGQVADEQSAKVVDSIANTPTGPSDRPLQDVVIERVEIERKPA is encoded by the coding sequence GTGGCCGAGACTGTCTACGCCACCTTGCACACCAACGCTGGCCCGATCCGGCTGGAGCTCTTCCCGAACCACGCGCCGAAGACCGTCCGCAACTTCGTCGACCTGGCCGAGGGGAACCGGGAGTACATCGACCCGCGCACCGGCCAGCCGGGCGGCGGGCCGTACTACGACGGCACCATCTCGCACCGCGTCATCAGCGGCTTCATGATCCAGATGGGTGACCCGACGGGTACCGGTCGCGGCGGGCCGGGTTACAAGTTTGCCGACGAGTTCCACCCGGAGTTGCGCTTCGACCGGCCGTACCTGCTGGCGATGGCGAATGCCGGGCCGGGCACCAACGGCTCGCAGTTCTTCATCACCGTCGCGCCGACGCCGCACCTGAACAACCGGCACACCATCTTCGGTCAGGTGGCCGACGAGCAGTCGGCGAAGGTCGTGGACTCGATCGCGAACACCCCGACCGGCCCGAGCGACCGGCCGCTGCAGGACGTGGTCATCGAGCGCGTCGAGATCGAGCGCAAGCCGGCCTGA
- the corA gene encoding magnesium/cobalt transporter CorA, giving the protein MTDRVERDRPAAQSGGRVVRPRAWAAPVRAMTRILNADGSPRTPTPAGPDRSGIVDCGLYVDGQRQPGEWNYAEALEAARRERHGFVWLGLHEPELAEMSAIAATYGLHELAVEDAVKAQQRPKLERFGEVSFLVLRTARYCEHTELTENSEVVETGQVMLFIGPNFLISVRHGDACRLAPVRADLEAKRELLLHGPWAVAYAITDRVVDLYLEVADQLEDDLDVLEADVFDRQGTGRIQRIYQMKRELVEFKRAVMPLQRPLMTLTSQVNRDVPEEVRRYFRDVQDHLTRTVEQVNSYDDLLNSILQARLAQVTVDQNNDMRKIAAWAAIAAVWTAIAGIYGMNFKYMPELEWKYGYPVVWALTLASSFALYRWFRRNGWL; this is encoded by the coding sequence ATGACGGATCGGGTGGAGCGGGACCGACCCGCCGCGCAGAGCGGCGGCCGGGTGGTCAGGCCACGCGCCTGGGCGGCCCCGGTACGCGCCATGACCCGGATCCTCAACGCCGACGGCTCCCCGCGTACGCCCACGCCGGCCGGCCCCGACCGCAGCGGGATCGTGGACTGTGGTCTGTACGTCGACGGCCAGCGCCAGCCCGGCGAGTGGAACTACGCCGAGGCGCTGGAGGCGGCCCGCCGGGAGCGGCACGGATTCGTCTGGCTCGGGCTGCACGAGCCGGAGCTGGCCGAGATGAGCGCTATCGCCGCCACCTACGGGCTGCACGAGCTGGCGGTCGAGGACGCGGTCAAGGCCCAGCAGCGGCCCAAGCTGGAGCGCTTCGGCGAGGTGAGCTTCCTGGTGCTGCGTACCGCCCGGTACTGCGAGCACACGGAGCTGACCGAGAACTCCGAGGTGGTGGAGACCGGTCAGGTGATGCTCTTCATCGGGCCGAACTTCCTGATCAGCGTCCGGCACGGCGACGCCTGCCGGCTCGCCCCGGTGCGGGCGGACCTGGAGGCGAAGCGGGAGCTGCTGCTCCACGGCCCGTGGGCGGTCGCGTACGCGATCACCGACCGGGTGGTGGACCTCTATCTGGAGGTCGCCGACCAGCTCGAGGACGACCTCGACGTGCTGGAGGCGGACGTCTTCGACCGGCAGGGCACCGGGCGGATCCAGCGCATCTACCAGATGAAGCGGGAGCTGGTGGAGTTCAAGCGGGCGGTGATGCCGTTGCAGCGTCCGCTGATGACCCTCACCTCTCAGGTCAACCGGGACGTGCCGGAGGAGGTGCGGCGCTACTTCCGGGACGTCCAGGACCACCTCACCCGCACGGTCGAGCAGGTCAACTCCTACGACGACCTGCTCAACTCGATCCTCCAGGCGCGGCTGGCCCAGGTGACCGTCGATCAGAACAACGACATGCGCAAGATCGCCGCGTGGGCCGCGATCGCCGCGGTCTGGACCGCGATCGCCGGGATCTACGGCATGAACTTCAAGTACATGCCCGAGTTGGAGTGGAAGTACGGCTATCCGGTCGTCTGGGCCCTGACGCTGGCGTCATCGTTCGCGCTGTACCGCTGGTTCCGCCGCAACGGCTGGCTGTAA
- a CDS encoding PLP-dependent aminotransferase family protein, which yields MTAEQLISFARGAPSLDIVDVEGLKAAAVRAFDADPAGITAYGTSVGYPPLRKWIAEKHGVEADQVLITNGSLQADAFLFDHLVRRGDAVVVERPTYDRTLLNLQNMGGEIHGVSIQPDGLDTAELRKLLESGVRPRLAHIIPNYQNPAGVTLSLEKRRELLDLAAEYGFTIFEDDPYADIRFRGEPLPSMLSMDTRGVVVHASSFTKTVCPGVRVGYLVGPAELIAAIAKKATNLYISPGMVSEAIVHQFCVSGDIQRSIETVSTALGERARVLADSLRRHIPEARFVEPNGGYFLWVELPEDVEVDRLAPAAAERGVAVVKGSDFMLDGGRHALRLAFSAVTADRIDEGVRRLAEAMEAVRG from the coding sequence ATGACCGCCGAGCAGCTGATCTCCTTCGCCCGTGGCGCTCCCTCCCTGGACATCGTCGATGTAGAGGGGCTCAAGGCCGCCGCCGTCCGCGCCTTCGACGCCGACCCCGCCGGGATCACGGCGTACGGCACCTCCGTCGGTTACCCGCCCCTGCGGAAGTGGATCGCGGAGAAGCACGGCGTCGAGGCCGATCAGGTGCTGATCACCAACGGCTCGTTGCAGGCCGACGCCTTCCTCTTCGATCACCTCGTCCGTCGCGGCGACGCGGTGGTGGTCGAGCGCCCGACGTACGACCGGACGCTGCTCAACCTCCAGAACATGGGCGGGGAGATCCACGGTGTGTCGATCCAGCCGGACGGCCTGGACACCGCCGAGCTGCGCAAGCTGCTGGAGTCGGGGGTGCGGCCGCGGCTGGCGCACATCATCCCGAACTACCAGAACCCGGCCGGCGTGACCCTCTCCCTCGAGAAGCGCCGGGAGCTGCTCGACCTGGCCGCCGAGTACGGGTTCACGATCTTCGAGGACGACCCGTACGCGGACATCAGGTTCCGGGGCGAGCCGCTGCCGTCGATGCTCTCGATGGACACCCGCGGCGTGGTGGTGCACGCCTCCAGCTTCACCAAGACCGTCTGCCCGGGCGTCCGGGTCGGCTACCTGGTCGGCCCGGCCGAGCTGATCGCCGCCATCGCCAAGAAGGCCACCAACCTCTACATCTCGCCCGGCATGGTCTCCGAGGCGATCGTGCACCAGTTCTGCGTCTCCGGGGACATCCAGCGCTCGATCGAGACCGTGTCGACCGCCCTCGGCGAGCGGGCCCGGGTGCTCGCCGACTCGCTGCGCCGGCACATCCCCGAGGCCCGGTTCGTCGAGCCGAACGGCGGCTACTTCCTCTGGGTGGAGCTGCCGGAGGACGTCGAGGTGGACCGGCTCGCCCCGGCGGCGGCCGAGCGGGGGGTGGCGGTGGTCAAGGGGAGCGACTTCATGCTCGACGGCGGTCGGCACGCGCTGCGGCTGGCCTTCTCCGCGGTGACCGCGGACCGGATCGACGAGGGGGTCCGGCGGCTGGCCGAGGCGATGGAAGCCGTCCGGGGCTGA
- a CDS encoding 3'(2'),5'-bisphosphate nucleotidase CysQ: MPDDDIDRLDDQAFAQWLAGRAGEALTALRASRGFAEPRALKDAGDRASHELMLAALTRYRPADAVLSEEQTDSRRDFSSGDRPARLDADRVWIIDPLDGTREFSEEGRTDWAVHVALWERSAGPEGGLTAGAVGMPARTGADDGPLVLGTSEPTAAAADGPLRIAVSRSRPPAFVPELIERLGAEAVPMGSAGVKVCAVVTGQADGYVHAGGQYEWDSAAPVAVALGAGMHASRIDGSPLRYNAANPRLPDLLVCRPEHAEQLLKAIEGCR; the protein is encoded by the coding sequence GTGCCCGACGACGACATCGACCGGCTCGACGACCAGGCCTTCGCGCAGTGGTTGGCCGGCCGGGCCGGAGAAGCCCTGACCGCGTTGCGCGCCAGCCGGGGCTTCGCCGAGCCGAGGGCGCTCAAGGACGCCGGCGACCGTGCCTCGCACGAGCTGATGCTGGCGGCGCTGACCCGATACCGGCCGGCCGACGCGGTGCTCTCCGAGGAGCAGACGGACTCCCGGCGGGACTTCTCCTCGGGAGACCGGCCGGCCCGCCTCGACGCCGACCGGGTCTGGATCATCGACCCGCTGGACGGCACCCGGGAGTTCTCGGAGGAGGGCCGCACCGACTGGGCCGTCCACGTGGCCCTCTGGGAACGCTCGGCCGGCCCGGAGGGCGGGCTGACCGCCGGTGCCGTCGGGATGCCGGCCCGGACCGGTGCGGACGACGGGCCACTGGTGCTCGGCACAAGCGAGCCCACCGCCGCGGCGGCCGACGGTCCGCTGAGGATCGCGGTCAGCCGCAGTCGGCCGCCGGCTTTCGTCCCCGAGCTGATCGAGCGGTTGGGCGCGGAGGCGGTGCCCATGGGCTCGGCCGGCGTCAAGGTCTGCGCGGTGGTGACGGGTCAGGCCGACGGGTACGTGCACGCCGGCGGGCAGTACGAGTGGGACTCCGCCGCGCCGGTGGCCGTGGCGCTGGGAGCGGGGATGCACGCCTCTCGCATCGACGGCTCGCCACTGCGGTACAACGCCGCGAACCCGCGCCTGCCCGACCTGCTCGTCTGCCGTCCCGAGCACGCCGAACAGCTGCTGAAAGCCATCGAGGGGTGCCGGTGA
- a CDS encoding glycosyltransferase family 2 protein: protein MTGTNAPQVTAVVPTRDRPVLLRAALDAILGQDYAGAIDVVVVYDQSEPDLTLAEDPRIRVITNSRTPGLAGARNTGILAATGELVAFCDDDDEWLPGKLAAQVAALRAAPDGAFVSCGIRVDYDGRSVDRSLPMDRVPLAALLRDRHTELHPSTFLIRRGALVDGIGLVDEEIPGSYAEDYEFLLRAARHAPLVNLAEPYVTVRWHKRSYFAQRWETISTALQWLLSRYPEFASVPAGEARVAGQIAFAQAAMGNRREAVRWARRTLVGNPREPRAYLALAVASKAVHPDRVLRTLHKRGRGI from the coding sequence GTGACGGGGACCAACGCACCTCAGGTGACCGCCGTGGTCCCGACCCGGGACCGGCCGGTGCTGCTGCGCGCCGCCCTCGACGCGATCCTGGGTCAGGACTACGCCGGCGCGATCGACGTGGTGGTCGTCTACGACCAGTCCGAGCCGGACCTCACCCTCGCCGAGGACCCTCGGATCCGGGTGATCACCAACAGCCGCACACCCGGCCTGGCGGGCGCCCGCAACACGGGCATCCTGGCCGCCACCGGCGAGCTGGTGGCGTTCTGCGACGACGACGACGAGTGGCTGCCGGGGAAGCTGGCGGCCCAGGTGGCCGCGCTGCGGGCGGCGCCCGACGGCGCCTTCGTCAGCTGCGGCATTCGGGTCGACTACGACGGTCGCAGCGTCGACCGCTCGTTGCCCATGGACCGGGTGCCGCTGGCGGCGCTGCTGCGGGACCGGCACACCGAACTGCACCCGTCCACCTTCCTGATCCGGCGGGGCGCGCTGGTCGACGGCATCGGGCTGGTGGACGAGGAGATCCCCGGCAGCTACGCGGAGGACTACGAGTTCCTGCTCCGGGCCGCTCGGCACGCGCCGCTGGTCAACCTGGCCGAGCCGTACGTCACGGTGCGCTGGCACAAGCGGTCGTACTTCGCCCAGCGCTGGGAGACCATCTCCACGGCGTTGCAGTGGTTGCTGAGCCGGTATCCCGAGTTCGCCAGCGTGCCGGCGGGGGAGGCCCGGGTCGCGGGGCAGATCGCGTTCGCCCAGGCGGCGATGGGCAACCGCCGGGAGGCCGTTCGTTGGGCCCGCCGGACGCTGGTCGGCAACCCGAGAGAACCCCGCGCCTACCTGGCGCTCGCCGTGGCCAGCAAGGCCGTGCACCCCGATCGCGTCCTGCGTACGCTGCACAAACGCGGCCGGGGCATCTGA
- a CDS encoding sulfotransferase family protein, whose protein sequence is MVAVTGPVRVLFVGGLGRSGSTLLELILAQHPDVCAVGEVVHLWERALGGDERCGCGERFTACDFWQRVGEHAFGGWAAVDRDEVLALKAEVDRTRHIPRLARGELSADQLAPVRRYADLYTRIYRAATEVTGAEVVVDSSKHASLAFALRWAPDLDLRVVHLVRDSRAVAYSWAKQVRRPEVVDSEAYMPTFSPFTVSGLWTAQNAAFHLLAARVPLVRLRYEDFTADPRGTVARVRRFAGLVDTPDALRVLDEPAVPLVRAHSIAGNPLRFSAGPLKVRQDNVWRENLPPRSRAVVSAATLPLRLRYGYLGNRRTDRTEAS, encoded by the coding sequence GTGGTGGCGGTGACCGGGCCGGTCCGGGTGCTCTTCGTGGGTGGCCTGGGACGCAGCGGCTCGACATTGCTCGAGCTGATCCTCGCCCAGCACCCCGACGTCTGTGCCGTCGGTGAGGTCGTACACCTCTGGGAGCGGGCTCTCGGGGGTGACGAGCGGTGCGGCTGCGGCGAGCGCTTCACCGCCTGCGACTTCTGGCAGCGAGTCGGCGAGCACGCGTTCGGCGGCTGGGCGGCGGTGGACCGGGACGAGGTGCTCGCCCTGAAGGCGGAAGTCGACCGGACCCGGCACATTCCTCGATTGGCCCGGGGTGAGCTGTCGGCCGACCAGCTGGCCCCGGTGCGCCGCTACGCCGACCTCTACACCCGGATCTACCGGGCGGCGACGGAGGTCACCGGCGCCGAGGTGGTGGTGGACTCCAGCAAGCACGCCTCGTTGGCGTTCGCCCTGCGCTGGGCGCCGGACCTCGACCTGCGGGTGGTCCACCTCGTCCGGGACAGCCGGGCGGTCGCCTACTCCTGGGCGAAGCAGGTCCGCCGGCCCGAGGTGGTGGACTCCGAGGCGTACATGCCGACCTTCTCCCCGTTCACGGTGAGTGGGCTGTGGACGGCCCAGAACGCAGCGTTCCACCTGCTCGCCGCCCGGGTGCCGCTCGTCCGGCTGCGCTACGAGGACTTCACCGCCGACCCGCGCGGCACCGTCGCCCGGGTACGCCGGTTCGCCGGCCTCGTCGACACCCCGGATGCGCTGCGGGTGCTCGACGAGCCGGCCGTGCCGCTGGTCCGGGCCCACAGCATCGCCGGCAACCCGCTACGGTTCAGCGCGGGTCCGCTCAAGGTGCGACAGGACAACGTCTGGCGGGAGAACCTGCCGCCGCGCAGCCGGGCGGTGGTCAGCGCGGCGACGCTGCCGCTGCGCCTGCGCTACGGATATCTCGGCAACCGCCGCACTGACCGCACGGAGGCGTCGTGA
- a CDS encoding glycosyltransferase: MVGTDVHRFDRLIGWLERWWTARSEVRLVLQYGSSNPPNLPDAVPFLAHDELQRAIVEATVVVCHGGPATITEARRSGHLPVVVPRDPTRHEHVDNHQQLFARRLGAAGMVRLVESEADLVESLDKALADPGAFRLSVDPDLPDPRVAAAVRVGRIVEDLVRRRAAGRRWWR, from the coding sequence ATGGTGGGCACCGACGTGCACCGGTTCGACCGGCTGATCGGCTGGCTGGAGCGCTGGTGGACCGCGCGGTCCGAGGTCCGGCTCGTCCTCCAGTACGGCAGCAGCAACCCGCCGAACCTGCCGGACGCGGTGCCGTTCCTCGCCCACGACGAGTTGCAGCGGGCGATCGTCGAGGCCACCGTCGTGGTCTGCCACGGCGGTCCCGCCACCATCACGGAGGCCCGGCGGAGCGGTCACCTGCCGGTCGTGGTCCCGCGCGACCCGACCCGTCACGAGCACGTGGACAACCACCAGCAGCTCTTCGCCCGGCGCCTCGGCGCGGCCGGCATGGTACGGCTGGTCGAGTCGGAGGCCGACCTGGTCGAGTCGCTCGACAAGGCGCTCGCCGATCCGGGAGCCTTCCGGTTGTCCGTCGACCCGGACCTGCCCGACCCCCGCGTCGCCGCCGCCGTGCGGGTCGGCCGGATCGTGGAGGACCTGGTTCGCCGGCGCGCCGCAGGGCGCCGGTGGTGGCGGTGA
- a CDS encoding UDP-N-acetylglucosamine--LPS N-acetylglucosamine transferase — protein MLVGSSGGHLAQLLALEPWYRDRARSWVTFDTPDARSLLPGEQVVWAYHPTTRNLKNLARNFRLAARTFKRRNVAAVVTTGAGVALPFVVVARLRGLPTVYIEVYDRIDSPTLTARLCRPFLSAMLVQWEEQRRFYPEATVVGNLL, from the coding sequence ATGCTCGTGGGTTCCAGCGGTGGGCACCTGGCCCAACTGCTGGCGCTCGAGCCGTGGTACCGCGACCGGGCCCGGTCCTGGGTGACCTTCGACACCCCGGACGCGCGCTCGCTGCTGCCGGGGGAGCAGGTGGTGTGGGCCTACCACCCGACCACGCGCAACCTGAAGAACCTCGCCCGCAACTTCCGGCTCGCGGCCCGGACGTTCAAGCGGCGGAACGTCGCCGCGGTGGTCACCACCGGCGCCGGCGTCGCGCTGCCGTTCGTCGTGGTCGCCCGGCTGCGCGGCCTGCCGACCGTCTACATCGAGGTGTACGACCGGATCGACAGCCCGACGCTCACCGCCCGGCTCTGCCGCCCGTTCCTGTCGGCGATGCTGGTGCAGTGGGAGGAGCAGCGCCGCTTCTATCCGGAGGCGACTGTGGTGGGGAACCTTCTGTGA
- a CDS encoding sulfotransferase family protein: MTAQQPLTADGPGAGAPSGAGRVTVLYVCGMPRSGSTLLDLMLGQFVGHCDVGELFYLWQSGVERNFRCACGEHFDRCPFWGEVGQRAYGGWSNIDVQQVRTLQRRVDTTGKVPLILGARVAPGFRQDLERYTALITKLYRAIAEVSGAKVVVDSTKRPSLAYILARAPEIDLRLVHILRDPRGVAYSWSQVVELPEGTSTKGRMNQRSARLTARRWVTVNAMISSLARSGVPRVVVRYEDLVRDPRGELGRIAALTADVTGQVDPLSFLHGTEFEQAGSHAVAGGRIRMRSGPIALSLDEKWRREYAPARRRMVAAMTWPLRRRYDYH, encoded by the coding sequence ATGACGGCCCAGCAGCCGCTGACGGCGGACGGCCCAGGGGCTGGTGCTCCGTCCGGCGCCGGCCGCGTGACGGTGCTCTACGTCTGCGGCATGCCGCGCAGCGGTTCCACCCTGCTGGACCTGATGCTCGGGCAGTTCGTCGGCCACTGCGACGTCGGTGAGCTGTTCTACCTCTGGCAGTCGGGAGTGGAGCGGAACTTCCGCTGCGCCTGCGGGGAGCACTTCGACCGCTGCCCGTTCTGGGGCGAGGTCGGTCAGCGGGCCTACGGCGGCTGGTCGAACATCGACGTGCAGCAGGTACGAACGCTCCAGCGGCGGGTCGACACGACCGGCAAGGTGCCACTGATCCTGGGCGCCCGGGTGGCGCCGGGCTTCCGGCAGGACCTGGAGCGCTACACCGCGCTGATCACCAAGCTCTACCGGGCGATCGCGGAGGTGTCCGGCGCCAAGGTGGTGGTCGACTCGACCAAGCGCCCCTCACTCGCGTACATCCTGGCCCGGGCTCCGGAGATCGACCTGCGCCTGGTGCACATCCTGCGCGACCCGCGCGGCGTGGCCTACTCCTGGAGCCAGGTCGTCGAACTGCCCGAGGGGACTTCCACCAAGGGCCGGATGAACCAGCGCTCGGCCCGGCTGACCGCCCGCCGGTGGGTCACCGTCAACGCGATGATCTCGTCGCTCGCCCGGTCCGGCGTGCCCCGGGTGGTCGTCCGGTACGAGGACCTGGTCCGCGATCCGCGCGGTGAGCTGGGCCGGATCGCCGCCCTGACGGCCGACGTGACCGGGCAGGTCGACCCGCTCTCGTTCCTGCACGGCACCGAGTTCGAGCAGGCCGGCTCGCACGCGGTGGCCGGCGGCCGGATCCGGATGCGCAGCGGACCGATCGCGCTCAGCCTCGACGAGAAGTGGCGCCGCGAGTACGCGCCGGCCCGCCGCCGGATGGTCGCCGCGATGACCTGGCCGCTGCGGCGGAGATACGACTACCACTGA